In Candidatus Zixiibacteriota bacterium, the DNA window GTAGAATCCGCATTGCGACGGGCATCAATTGCGGCATTTTTAATCGTGTCTTCGAATTGTTTGAGGCTCTGTACTTGCGCTCTCAATCCGTCAATTTCCATTGTGAGCCTGAGATTTTCCTGCTTGGCCAGCTCAAGTGATTGAGCCGTTTGCTCCATGAAGCTGTCTACTGCCTCTTTTTCGTAGCCCCGCATCTGGGTGGAAAAAGAATAGTTGCGTATGTCGTTAGGGGATAAGCTCATTGCACTCTCATACTGGTTGCGGTCGTTTCAGCCACTCGACTTTTATAAAGCTGATGGCTTATGCCTGCGGCTCTCTTAGATATATCGACTGGTTGCTGAAAAATTTTAGTCGGTGAAAGTCAGAAAAAAGCCGCCTGCACCAATATCTTAAAATCTCTGGTCGCTTGGTAAGACGATGAACTTAAACCAGATAGCAAACAATTCAGGCTTTTATCCGAGACCCAAACAAGATCGAGCCAAGCCGGATCATCGTCGAGCCTTCCTCAATTGCGATCTGATAATCGCCGCTCATTCCCATGGACAGGGTGTCGAACCGACTGCCTGCCTGCTCTTTTCCATGCGCAAAGAGCGAGGAGGTGAGGTTGAAAGCTGAGCGGATGAGGTTGACATCATCACTCAATGGCCCGATAGTCATCAGACCGCGAAGCATGATATTCGGAAGTTTTGATATCGTTTCAATACAACGCTCTGTTTCTTCCGGTGACATCCCGTATTTCTGCGCTTCACCCGAGGAGTTGATCTCAATAAGGCAATCGATTCTCTTACCCACTTCACCGGCGCGGCGGTTTATCTCTTCGGCTAAGCGGATCGAATCGACTGATTGAACCATATCAAAAATTTGCACAGCTTTTTTGGCTTTATTGCTCTGGAGATGGCCAATTAAATGAAAGCGAGCTATCGGACCGAGTTCCTGGATTTTTGGCTCGGCTTCCTGGACTTTGCTCTCGCCGATATTAGTTAGGCCGGCATCGACAGCCATTGCAATTGCCGACGCTGGAAAAGTTTTTGTGACTGCGACAATGGTGACGTCATCCGCTGAGCGGCCGGAGACAGTACATGCCCCGGCGATATTGGCCTTGATTTGGCTGAGACGTTGTGTGAATTCTTCGTAGGTAACCATTTCGGAATAAACGGAACAAGTGCCGGTCTCAACAAGAAGATTTTAATGTTCTGTCAGGCAATATTGGTAGGTCAATAGCTTCTTAGGTCTCGACATCTTATCTTCTCTTGTAGTTCCATATGGTAGGTCAGGATCCCTGCGGAGGGTCATGCCTCAGAAACCGCTTCTCACGATGACTTACTTAGGGTACGTCTGTTATATTTTCTTGTACCACACTCCCGACGTTCGTCGGGACGGTGTGATCTTTTTTTCCCGTAGCCCACCCAACGGGTGGGTTTTTACATGCCCAGTGTGAGAATAATCAGGTTACTGAAATTTGGTGTGGAACGGAGACACCCCGCAGGAAGTCATCAGTTCAAGAGCTGGTGCACGGGGCTTTCAACTCCGCCCCGCCACAGCGGGCAGGCGTGGCGAGACGAGACGTACACCAGCCACGGGTAACATATCCCCCCCCGTAAACTTTTCCTTGTCGAACAATTATTTTGGCAGTATGTATCCACCTTATGGTCAGCCAGCAATTATTAAATTGGATAGAACTCTCGCGTTCCGCATTTTCGACAAATCTGGCCGCCTTAACTAAAATGGCCGGCGGGCGGATGATAGCTGTCTCAGTGAAGGCCAATGCCTATGGCCATGGTCTGCCTGAAATTGTCTCAATCCTCTCTAAAAAAAAGAATATCGAGTATCTTGCCATCCATTCCATAGATGAAGCCTTAGTCGCTCGCGAATCCGGCTGGAAGAAAAAAATAATGATCCTTGGGCCTGTCGCTCATGACAATCTTCCCGCGATCTTTATTCTCAACCTCGAACCCGTTCTCTTCAGCGCGGAAACACTTGAGGCCCTTGGCAAACTCT includes these proteins:
- a CDS encoding YggS family pyridoxal phosphate-dependent enzyme, coding for MVTYEEFTQRLSQIKANIAGACTVSGRSADDVTIVAVTKTFPASAIAMAVDAGLTNIGESKVQEAEPKIQELGPIARFHLIGHLQSNKAKKAVQIFDMVQSVDSIRLAEEINRRAGEVGKRIDCLIEINSSGEAQKYGMSPEETERCIETISKLPNIMLRGLMTIGPLSDDVNLIRSAFNLTSSLFAHGKEQAGSRFDTLSMGMSGDYQIAIEEGSTMIRLGSILFGSRIKA